In the Symmachiella macrocystis genome, AATTGTGAAAACACGAGTGCTTTGTGCCCTTCATCCAGCAATTCGTCCAGGTGCAAAAACAGCGCGTCCAACTTGGCACTGGAATCCTCGACGCGTCCGCGATCAAGCAGTGCCGGATGACAGGCGGCCTGACGAAGTCGCAACAATGCCTCCAACACGTGCATTTTCGATTTGCCCAGTCCATCACGCGAGATTGCTCCGAGCAATGAGGCACGATAATGCTCGCGCAATTCGTCGTATAGTTTACGTTGCTCGGTGCCCATGTCGCAGTGGATGGTCTGCTCGAATTTGTCCGGCAACTCCTTGGCGACTTCTTTTTTCGTACGCCGCAGAATAAACGGTTTGAGCGCCTGAGACAGTGTCTTTCGTGAGTGGGCGTCTTGGGAATCCGCAGCGTGTAATTTAAACACCGAGGCCCGCCCTAACATGCCGGGATTGAGGAATTCAAAAATTGACCACAAATCACCAACATGGTTTTCAATCGGGGTACCACTGAGCGCCAACCGTTGATGTGCCCGCAACAGTCGCGATGCTTTGGCAATTTGCGACCCGGCATTTTTAATAGCCTGGGCTTCATCCAGTACAACATAGTCGAACTGAACGTCTTTCAATTCCAAAATATCTCGACGCAGTGTGCCATAAGTCGTCAGGATCAAGTCAGTTTCAGCGAACTTAGCGCGCTGCTCGGCCCGTTCCAGTCCAACATATTCGATAATGGATAAATCGGGAGTAAATCGCTTGGCTTCTTCTTTCCAGTTGAAAATCAGCGATTTGGGGACGACCACCAACGAAGGAAGCGGTCCGTGCGGACTCAGACGTTTGCGGTCCTGCAGCAACGCGAGAAACTGAATTGTTTTTCCCAAACCCATGTCGTCGGCAAGACAGCCGCCGAATGAAAACTCTTGCAGAAAGCGGAGCCAACCCAATCCTTCGCGTTGATAGGACCGCAATTCGCCTTTAAAGCCATCCGGTTCATTAATGTCATCAATGCCGGAAAAATCTCGCAACTGCGTGCGCATGTCGTCGAATTTTTGGTCGAACTTGAAATCGTCCTGAGCTGACAACAACGCATCGAGCAAGCCGACTTGGTTTTGGGAAAAGCGAACGTGATCCTCTTCCGCTGTTCCCAAACCGGCCAGCAAACCGTATTGAGCGATCCATTCCTCCGGCAAGATCCCCAGCGAACCGTCATCCAAACGCACGGTGCTGTCGCCGCGGGATAGGGCCGACAACAGGTCTGGGAAATCAATGCTGCGTCCGTCAAAGTCGACATCCGCGTGCAATTCAAACCAGTCGATGCCCGACTTAATCTGAAATCCCATATGCAGCGGTTGGTGGATGCGACTGCCGTCCGCTTCGACAATCCAACCTTCACCGACCAACGTGCGGACGCCGGGGCCAAGATTGCGGGCGTTGATTTCCACATCGGCGTTGCGCCGCCGATGGTCCAGTAGCCGCTGAAAACCGTTTTCGCCCAACAGCTTCCAGTCGCGTTCTTCAACAGCCCGATCGCGGGGAATACACCGCCGCTCGCTGCGTTGCACGACAGCCCCTTGCGGACTGGTCGCGCGGATATTGGTTCCGTCGTAATTGAAAAACACTTCCCCTTGCAACTTGCGCGATTGCCACTTCAAGCCCCGCGGTGAACGGAGAATCAAACGCGGTTTGGGGGTACAGCGGACCTCTTCCAACTGCAATGCTTCAGGAAGAATCATCTTGGGTAGCAACGGCATATCGAAAAGTCGATCGACCAGTTCGTTCTCTTCACCGTTGGGCACAGAAATCGGATCGCCACCTCGCAGCTGTCGAGCCCATTCAAAAACGCCGTAGTCCTGGAATTCACTGATGTGAGTCTCCGTGAAGATATATCCCCCCGGCACGATCAATTGCGGTTCGCGGACTTGCATTTCGTCCCCTTCCCGCTGAAACGACCCGTCGACCCGCCATTGGTCGAATTCGTCGTAAAACTGCACGTTGAGGCATAACTCCCAAGCCGATTCCTCATCCCACGCCAGCGGAACAGGATGTTTTTCAGAACCGTGCAAATACCGCCCATGCCCCGATGCGCAGATCATCGGCAGCACCAACCCGCACAATTCAAAAGGGACCAAATAGCGAAACGATGTTGATTGTGTTTCCGCTTGCCGCGCATGCCAATTGCCACGGTCCGCCGTGCTGCCTGCCAGATAGGCTAGAATCTTGCGATCCTCTTCATCTTCGACGTCGTCGAGTTGGCCGGGACGCAATTTCAATGGTTTGAGTTTGCCCCATTGGCCGTTGGCGCGCCGCTCGCGCTGGGATGTTTGGATGACCAATTGGTTGGCTTCATCGCTCGCAGCGATGTCGATTTCGAAAAAGATTTCCCGGTCCTTGGCGGAAGTCCCCTGCACCGTGCCGCCCACTTGCATGGCGTCACTAACGGCTTGCAGTTTCTGCGCCCAGGCCGGCAATTCTTTTT is a window encoding:
- a CDS encoding DEAD/DEAH box helicase → MGITTLMEPKFRGDIRYRGAAYIKAERVTITHVTVDRISAVVSDGVGFETHIDRSNGEELQMYCTCFSGEKPLMHCKHLWATILAVESEGLIGGTVKPGHIPPFAADPSPSLSFDADWDEDWDDSEVYGTGSSRSTKIAVKVEKELPAWAQKLQAVSDAMQVGGTVQGTSAKDREIFFEIDIAASDEANQLVIQTSQRERRANGQWGKLKPLKLRPGQLDDVEDEEDRKILAYLAGSTADRGNWHARQAETQSTSFRYLVPFELCGLVLPMICASGHGRYLHGSEKHPVPLAWDEESAWELCLNVQFYDEFDQWRVDGSFQREGDEMQVREPQLIVPGGYIFTETHISEFQDYGVFEWARQLRGGDPISVPNGEENELVDRLFDMPLLPKMILPEALQLEEVRCTPKPRLILRSPRGLKWQSRKLQGEVFFNYDGTNIRATSPQGAVVQRSERRCIPRDRAVEERDWKLLGENGFQRLLDHRRRNADVEINARNLGPGVRTLVGEGWIVEADGSRIHQPLHMGFQIKSGIDWFELHADVDFDGRSIDFPDLLSALSRGDSTVRLDDGSLGILPEEWIAQYGLLAGLGTAEEDHVRFSQNQVGLLDALLSAQDDFKFDQKFDDMRTQLRDFSGIDDINEPDGFKGELRSYQREGLGWLRFLQEFSFGGCLADDMGLGKTIQFLALLQDRKRLSPHGPLPSLVVVPKSLIFNWKEEAKRFTPDLSIIEYVGLERAEQRAKFAETDLILTTYGTLRRDILELKDVQFDYVVLDEAQAIKNAGSQIAKASRLLRAHQRLALSGTPIENHVGDLWSIFEFLNPGMLGRASVFKLHAADSQDAHSRKTLSQALKPFILRRTKKEVAKELPDKFEQTIHCDMGTEQRKLYDELREHYRASLLGAISRDGLGKSKMHVLEALLRLRQAACHPALLDRGRVEDSSAKLDALFLHLDELLDEGHKALVFSQFTSMLSIVRDHLDRRGVVYEYLDGQTRNRQKCVDRFQNDPDCPLFLISLKAGGFGLNLTAADYVFLLDPWWNPAVESQAIDRTHRIGQTKQVFAYRLICRDTVEEKIAELQSKKRDLADAILQADNNIIKTLTMEDLTMLLS